From Acidobacteriota bacterium:
GATGCCCGGGAAGACCTCCTCCGACACCAGCTTGTTGGTGTCCGGCTCCATGGTGGTGCCGGCGTGGACGATGGCTTTGAGCGAGTCGAAGAGGGAGCGGTCCAGGTGCTCCGGCAGCTGCTCCAGGAGCCGGGAGGTGCAGAACATCACCTCGCAGCGCTGGCTCTCCACTACCGCCCGCACCTGATCCCAGATGTGCCGGATGTAGCGATCCGAGGCCTCGGTCATCCCCTCCGTACCGAAGATCTTGACGATGCGCGGATCGAGATCGATGGAGAAACAACGCCCTCCCCGATGCTCGGCGATGGAGACCACCAGACGGCCGGTGGTGTGGGGCCCCATGGGCCCGATGAACAGCCAGTTGACGTTCCGGGGAACCCCGTGGCCGTCGAGGAACTCGTCGGTGAAGTCGAGAATCCGCCGCCAGTACTGGCTATCCCAATTTCCGTGCTTGGCGGGTCCGGTGGTGCCGCCGGTCTGGGACACCCAGATCCACCGGTCGCTGGCCAGTACGCTGGCGGGAATGAAATCCTCCACCGGCCGGTGACGGGTGGCGTGCTCGAAGGCCTTCTGATCCGCAGCGTCGCGGAATCCCACCCGGCGTTGGAACTCGTCGAAGCCGTGCACCCGCCGGTAGGCCTCCGCCCCCAGCCGCCGGTCCCGTTCCAGCCAGTAGGGCGTGCCGGAATCGGGATGGAGGTGCACCTCGACGATGTGGCGGATGTACTCGTCGCTCACCGCGCTCAGCGCCGAAGGCGGGCGCAGGACTCCCAGGTTTCCGCTCATCGCTGCTCCACCCCCCGCGGTCCCGCGGACGCTGCGAGCACCGACTTCTTGTGGAAGAGAAAGTCCGCCAAGAAACCCTCGTGGGGCTCGTCGGGGCGGTAGCCGTGGTCGAAATCCTCGTCGGCGAAGACCTTGTCCACCGTCGGTTCGAGAGCCAACACCTGCGCCAAATCCTCGTCGCAGCCCACCGGCGCCGTGATCAACGAGCCCCGGCAAAGGGCCGGAATCTGTGCCGGCGTAGCGGCGGTGACGGTGACGAAGGGGAACGGCAGCTCGGCGCCGAAGAGGGGGTCTCCGGCCTCCAACAGGATCACCGTGGGTCGCAGAAAGGCCAGTCCGTCGATTTCCTGCCCCAGAGGGCCAGCCCCCGCCTCGTGGCTCAAATCTCGCGCCCCTCGAGCTAGAGCGCCCTCGATCATCGCCGCCACCGCTGCCCGCCGCTGGGGATCGGGAAAGGCGGGAACGATGGCCGCCGGATCCTCCAGAGGCAGCACGGGGTAGCGTTGCAGCGCGCCGGCCAGCTCGAGCCCGGCGGCCGCCGCGTCGCCGAAGTCCTCGCTGGCGACCACCAGGGAGCTGGCGTTGGTACACAGCCGCCCACATCCCTGCACCACCATGCGCGCCAGGCGATGCCAAAAATCCTTCGGCCGGGGGCCGGGGCCGAGAATCACCTTGCTGCGCCCCTGATGATAGGTGCGCAGCGCCGCGCCCCGGCGTAGCAGCTCCGCCGGTGGATCACCGGGCCACACCACCTGGTCCGCCCGCTGCCAGAAGAGCGGCGTGTCGCCGTAGGCCAGAGACAGCGCCCCCGCCGGCAGTCCCGCCTCCTGCAGTGCCAGGGCGAAAAGCGCCGCGGTGAAGGGATCCTCGTCGGGGGCGTTGAGCAACACCGGCCGCCGAGCCGCCAGGGCCTGAAGCCAGGTGACATTGATGGTGGGAGAATTGCCCGGAATCCGCACCGCCACGGTGCGTCCCGCCGGCAACCAGCGCCAGGACGCGCCGGTGGCGCCGGTACGATAGGCCTCCAAGGAGCGGCCCGGAGCCTGCTCCCGCAAACAGCCTTCCAGATTCAATAGGGTGTCCGTCAGGGTGCGCCAGGAGCGCAGGATGCGCTGGTGCGGCAGCCCGGAGGTGCGGCTGGCTCGCTTCGCCACCGGCTCCAGAACGCAGCCGCCGTTGCGATCCTCCAACCCGCTCGTGTCTTCCAGCCGGCGGGCGAGTGCCTCGCCGGCGCGCCGAAAGATCCCCAGCCACTCCTCCTCGGAAGGCTCTCGCAACCTCTCCCAGCAGGCCTCTGCCCGCTCCACCATGCGCAGCTGCAGCAGCCGCGGGGCCGTAGCCACCCGCACCTCCGGCTCTTCCTGCGCCGCCGGCAGCGGACGCTGGGCGTAGGTGGTGTAGGGCGCACCGGCGAGCAGCGCCGGCAGCTCTGCCTGCAACAAGGCCTGGAGCTCTCCGAGGCCGGACGCCGGCGCGGACGGCTGCTCCGGAAGCTGCCCCGAAAGCTGCCCCGAAAGCTGCTCAGGCAGCGCGGTCATGAAGGAGATGCCCCGGCGGCCACTTCCTCACTCACGCGGTTCTGAACTTCTTCCAGCGGAGCCAAATGGGCGATGCGCTGGTACTTCCCGCGCCGGGTGGGAGCCATGTCCTCGTACAGCCGGTTGAGCTCTTCCAGCGAGCAGGCCGGGCTCGAGGTCACGGGGATGTGGCCGGTAAAGCAATCCGTGTCGTGCACCTCCAGCGTGTAGTCGCACTGCTGGCTCATGGCCGCCTGCACCTGCGGGGTGAAGGGCACGAAGAAGCACGGAGAGACGATGTCGTGGCGGCGACTGTCCACCCGCTCCTCCAGCCATTGGAGGGTGTAGCGCATGGCGGCGTCGGACTCGCCGGGGATGCCCAGGATCAAGGTCGCCTGGACGCCGATTCCTCCCTGGCGCATGTGGTCCAGGGCGTTCTCCAGAACCCCTTCCTTGAGGGGTCGGGCGACGGTCTTGAGCAGGTCGGGGTTGAGGGTCTCCACCCCCATGAGGATGCGGAAGCAGCCGGCTCGCCGGAGCCGCCGCACCGTCTCCTCGTCGATGTGATCCGGCCGCGCTTTCATCTCCCATTCGACAAAGCGACTGTAGCCGGCGGCCTCCAGGGTGTCGCAGAAATCAAACACCCACTTCTTCTGCTCGAGGAAATCGTCGTCCTCGATGCGGATGCGGTCGATGCCGTACTCCTCCACCAGCACCCGCACCTCGTGCATCACCCGATCGAGGCTGAAATTGCGCTGGCCGCGGCCCCAGTGGTGGCGGGAATAGCAGTAGGAGCAGGCGTAGGAGCAGCCGCGGCTGGTGAGCAGATTGCCGGCCCGGCCCCGGGAGATGCGCCGGTAGAGATCCATGTCGATGAGGTCCCGGGCGGGCAGCGGCAGCGCGTCGAAGTCGTGGATGGGCATGGGCGCAGGATTCTGCACCGCCTTGCCGTCACCGTTGAGGTAGGTGATGCCCTGCACCTCCGGCAGCGCCGCCCGCCCCTTTTGCTCGTAGAGATAGATCAGCTGGGAGAAGGAGACCTCCGCCTCCCCGGCCACCACCACATCCGCCTCTTCGTTCTCCACCAGCTGGGCCGCCAGAGGACCGGCGCCGACGCCACCGAGCACCGTCAGGGCTTTGGGGAAGCGCGCTCGCACCTCGTCCAGGAGCCGCACGCCGTTCTTCAGGCTGGAGGTCGAGACCTGCACTCCGACAACGTCCGGATTGCGGCCGGCGAGGCACGCGCTGGGCGGGGCCCAGGGACGATCGATGACGAAGAGCTGATCATCCAGAACCTCGACCTGGACACCGCGGGTATCGAAGAAGGTGCCCTCACGGAGGACCGCAGCCAGCGAAAGGACCCCCTGATGCGGGGCGCTGATGCTCTCTCCTGTGTAGGCAGACCGGCGAGCGCTGACGAGAAGAATATTCAACGCCTGATGCTCCTCTAGCAACGGAGGCTGCAATCAGCGAGGACGGCGAAAGCCCGACGCCTTGCAGGCTCCAAGAAAATTCGCGGGCACAGGAGGTTTCGACTTCGTCGACCTCCTCAGCCCGATGGCTCGATGACCCCAACAGCTCGCTAAGCCAACGCACCCACGGAGTGCACAAACAGAAACGGACGCGGGCGGTTGGAAACCGCTCCGCGTCCGTCGGGATGACTCGCTTCTACGCGATGCGCGGAGCGAGGGCTCAGCCTTCGGTGCCGGTGCGCAGCTGACCCGGGGTCGAAATGGTTCCGAACTCCTGTTCGGAGCTGCCGGCGCCAGCCTTGAAGCGGTAGCGCAGGACCTCGTAGGCGAAGCGGGCGTTGGCGACGGCGAAGTTGCCACCGTTGAGCAGGGCCACGTCGATGGCGTCGAGGATCATCGCCTCGTTGGCACCGTGGTTGATGGCCCGGGTGATCGTCCAGTCGATGGAGGACTCGCTGCCGGCCTGGACGGCCGTGCCAAGGGCAACGAGGATGCGGTGCACCTGGTCGAGACCGCCGTCGCGGCCCTTCTCGCCGAAGACCTCCGCGGTGTTCTCCATCATGCGCGCATAGAGCGGAGACGACTTGCGGAGCTTGGCCTCGTTCTCCCGGCGGTTGGCAGCGATCTGGTTGGCTCTTTCTTCAACCTTGTCCTTGCTGTAGCTCACCATGCCCTCCTTGTCTAAGGTAGTTCGTACTTATGATCCTAGACCAGAGCAACCAAGGGGTCAAGAAAAAATAGAGAATCAAGAATATTTCAAGATGCATCTTCGGGAGATAGAATCCCCCGGACCGCGGTGCCCCGATCCTCGGCCTCGAAAACCCGGACTCGTCAAGGACTCTCGCAACATGCCCCAAGCCCTCCAACGCTCCTCTTCCACACTTCTCTTCCGTCCTTTCTGGCTCTTCCTCCTGGGGGTCCTGCTCACTCTCAGCGCTCCTCTCCACGGCGACGCCCCGCGCCAGGATCGGTCAGCCCAGCCCTCGACCACCGGCGCCGGAGCCCAACGTGGCACCCCAACCTCCCTGGCCCAGGCCTTCGGCGACCTCGACGGCATCTTCCTCGCCACCGATCTGGCCGGCGAGGAGATCGCCTCGTTCTACAGTGAAGGCACCGCGGAGCGCGCCACCGAGCGCTTCCCCCCCTGCTCCACCTTCAAAGTCCCCCACGCCCTCATCGCCCTCGACCTGGGCGTCGTCACCGAGGAAAGCTCCACCAAGGCCTGGGACGGTGAGGCCAAGGCCTACGACGTCTGGGAGCGGGACCAGGACCTGGCCTCCGCCATCCGCTATTCGGTGGTGTGGTACTTCCAGCAGATCGCCCAAGAGGTCAACCCGCAGCGCATGCAGACCTACCTCGACCGCCTGGACTACGGCAACCGCGACATCTCCGGCGGCCAGACCCGTTTCTGGCTCACCAGCAGCCTCGAGATCTCCCCCGCCGAGCAGATCCGCTTCCTCCGGCAGCTCTACAAGGAAGAGCTCCCCATCGCCAAAGAGCACCAGCTAGCGGTGCAGCAGATGCTGGTGCAGCGGGAAGAAGACGGCTATCAATTCTCCGGCAAGACCGGCAGCTGCCTCGACGAGAAAGACGGCCCCTCCGGCTGGTTCATCGGCCACCTCCGAACCCCCGAAGGCCAGGAAGTCGTCTTCGCCACCCACGTGGCCGGCGAGACTGCCAAGGGGACGACGGCGCGGAAGATTAGTCTGGAGTTGTTGCGGGAGCTGGGGTTGCTGCCGGCGGAGGATGAGGAGAAGGACGCTAGCTAGGCGGGGATGGCCCGTTCCCAAACCGGCCCTGCCGCCGCCCCGAAGGAAGGCCCACCCAGGATATGCGGCTCGAAGCGCAGCCGCCCCTTCCCCACCGGCCGGCGGATTTCCACCTCCAGCTGCCAGCTCTCTCCCGGGGCCACCGGACGCGGGAGGGGGATCCAGGGGCGGGGGTCAATCAGGCGCTCTTCGCCTGCCGCGTCCTCCACCACCTGTATCTCCAACGCCACCCCACCGGGGCCACTGCGTCCGGGGAGCCAGCGGTCGGGACCGGTGTTGCGGAACTCGATCTGCAGGCGGCGACGTTCGCCGGGTGCCCAGGGTGCGTCGGCGCCGGTGACCGTCAGCTCACCGCGGGGAGCGGTCCAGGTGAGGCTGGTAGGGGGCACGTCTTGGGGAGCCTGGTAGCCCGGCGGTTCCAGCTCCGCCAGCTCGGCGCAAGCCTCCGCGATGGCCGCCGCGGCGCGTTCCGGAGCGTGGACCTCCGCCACGTGACGGCGGGCGGCGCGGCCCATGCGCTGTAGGGCCTCCGGCTCCGCCAGAAGCTCCCGCAGCCGCGCCGCCAGGATCTCCATCTCGTCGTCCCCCAACGGCACCTTCAGCGCCACCGCGTCCGGCAGCTCGGCGAATTGAGCGAAGTCGGAGACGATGGCCGGGCGGCCGGCGGCGAGGATTCGCAGCAGTGAAGCAGAGGTCTCGCCGGCGGTGGGATAGCGCAGGTTGAGGCAAAGGTCGGTGGCGGCGATGGCGGCTTCGAAGTCTTCGTAGGGCAGGAAGCCGGTGATGTGCACCCGCTCCGCCACCCCGACGTCCCTCGCGATGCCCTCCAGATTCGCGTGCTCCGATACCTGCCCAACGATGAGCAGGTGCACCGACTCGAGCCCCGGCTGCGCCAGCGCCTCCACCACCGTGCCGGTGCGCTTGATAGGGGTCTGGAAGCCGAAGGAACCGAGCACCGGCGCCGCCAGCGGCAACCCGAAACGCCGCCGCAGGTCCCTAGCAGCCTCTTCCGAGTCCGCCGCATCCGCCGCCAGCGGCACCCCCATGGGCACCACCCGCACTGGGATCCGCGGATCCTCCTCGCCGATGCGCTCGGCGGCCCAGCGGTTGTGCACCAGCACGCCGCGCTGGCGTTGCAGCAGCGTGCGGTGGGCGGGCAGGGAAAAGAGGGACGCGTTGCTGTAGCCTCCCCAGCGCCGCGGCTGGGCGATGACCTGTCCCAACCAGCCGTGGTCGGCGGCGAGGCGCTCTTTGTAGGGCACGTGGACGCCGACCCCCAGGGTTTCCTCCATCAGCAGATGGTGCAGCACCAGGTCGTGCAACGTCAGTACCCCCGGATACTCCATCGCCAGCCGCTCCACGTCCCGGTGGTAGCGGTTGTTGCCCATCTGGTAGAGAGGCAGGCGCCCCGCGCCGTCCTTACCCCAAGCCCGCGCCGCCTCTCGCAACGCAGCTTCCGCCGGCACCGGCTGCCACCGCTCCGCCACCTCCTCCGCCACCGGCTGGTCGGGCAGCTGCAACACCCGCACGTCGCACACCTGCGCCAACGCCGGCAGCAGGTCGACGCTGTAGTCGGAGATGCCGGAGCGCACCGGAGGGAGGGGAGAGATGTAGTCGAGGGTGGGTTTCATGGGATTTGGGTTGGGTATGAGCGTGGCTTGCTGGGTTGGGCGTTTGGTTGTTGGGAACAAGGCCCTCACCCTCGATCCCTCTCCCAGACCACCCAACCCCCGACCGGGAGAGGGACGCCCCCCGCCCCTCCCGGCAGATCCAAGAATCACGCTGAGCAGCGAGCTTCCCCCTCTACCGGGTGGACGGGCGGGAGGGCCGGGAGAGGGGGACCGAGGGGGTGAGGGCTCGGCCCTCAAAAAACCTCCACAACCAACCTCATCCGCACCATCGGTGGGCTGGCGCCCACCCTACTCTTGCTCAAACCGTCTGGGCCATTGGAACCAAGCGCCTCCCCCAAGATCACCCGGAACGAAGAGCTTCCCCCTCTACCGGGCGGACGGGCGGGAGGGCCGGGAGAGGGGGACCGAGGGGGTGAGGGCTCTTGCCAGTCTCGCCAAGACCTCGCTCAACCCCATCAAACCGCCGCCGGCTCCCCTTCCTCCATCTGCTGGCGCAAGAACCCTTCGACGAACGGCGTCAAATCCCCGTCGAGGACCCGATCCGCATCGCCCACCTCGACCCCGGTGCGGTGGTCTTTGACCATGCGGTAGGGGTGCAGGACGTAGCTGCGGATCTGGCTGCCCCAGGCGATTTCCATCTTCTGGCCTTCGCGGGCGGCATGCTCTTCGGCGCGCTTGTCCACCTCGCGCTGGTAGAGGCGGGATTTGAGCATCTTCATGGCTGTGGCGCGGTTCTTGATCTGACTGCGCTCGTTCTGGCAGGAGACCACGATATTGGTCGGCAGGTGGGTGATGCGCACCGCCGATTCGGTCTTGTTGACGTGCTGGCCGCCGGCGCCGGAGGAGCGGTAGGTGTCGATGCGCAGGTCTTTGTCCTGGATGTCCACCTCGATGTCGTCATCCACCTCCGGATAGACGTCCACCGACGCGAAGGAGGTGTGGCGGCGCTTAGCGGCGTCGTAAGGGCTGATGCGCACCAGGCGGTGGACGCCGCGGCTCTCCTTCAAATAGCCGAAGGCATAGGAACCGCGGATCGCCACCGTGGCGCTCTTGATCCCCGCTTCTTCCCCCTCCTGCCGGTCCAGCAGCTCCGCCGTATAGCCTTCCTGCTCGGCGTAGCGCAGGTACATGCGCAGCAGCATCTCGGCCCAATCCTGGGACTCGGTGCCGCCGGCGCCGGCATTGAGAGTGAGGATGGCGTCTTTTTCGTCGTCGGGACCGGAGAGCTTGAGCCGCAGCTCCAGCTTCGGCAGCTCCTTCTCCAGGGTGGCCATGAGCTTCTCCAGCTCGTCCTCCCCTTCGCCTTCCTCCACCAGCTCCCGCCATACCTCCAGCTCCTCGGAGTAGGAACCGAGGCGGTCGAGGGTCTCTTTTTGGCGCTCTAGATCCCGCCGCTCCTTGAGCAGGGGCGCGCTGGTCTCGGGGTTGTCCCAGAACCCCGGCTGCTGCATTTGGTGGTCTAATTCGGAGAGCTTGGTATCGAGGTCGGCAACCTCAAAGATACCTCCTCAGGTCGACGAGCTGCGAGCTCAAGTCGTCCATCCGGCGCTGAGTTTCCAATCCAATCATCATCCATTCCTCCAACCGCGGACTATAGCAGAGGCCGTATCTATCCGGCGGCGGATCCCGGGGCTCCGGGGAAGAAAGTTGTCACAACAGAGGCTGAGCCGTTACCGCGGCTCCGGCGGAGCACCCCGGCGGCCCACGAAGGACCGCACCAGCAGCCCGAGCACCAGCAGCCAGCAAAGCACCGGCACCGCCCACGGCGCCCGGCTGAACAGGCTGCGCTGGTGTCGGCCGGAGACGGTGGCGGAGAGGACCCCCATCTCGTCCATGGGCAGACGCTGGCGCACCGAGCCGTCGGGGCCCACCACCGCAGTGATGCCGGTGATGGCGGCGCGGATCAGCGGCCGGCGGTTCTCGGCGGCGCGGTAGCGCACTGCCTGGAAGAGCTGAGTGCGGGCCGCCGAGTCACCGTACCAGGCATCGTTGCTGATGGTCCCCAGAAGGGTCGCCCCCTGAGCCACCGACTCCGCCACCAGCGACGGGAAGGCGGACTCGAAACAGATGGCCATGGCCAGCTGCTCCTCCCCTACCGGCAGCAGCCCCACCGTTTCCCCGGGGGTGAACTCGCCGGCGTTGCGCGCCAGCTTGCCGACGAAGGGCAGAATCTCTTTGAGCGGGATCCGTTCCCCCCAGGGGACCAGCTCGCGCTTGTCGTAGCGGTCGAGGGTGCCCTCCGGAGTGAGCAGGAAGGCGGAGTTGAAGAGCTCGCCGTGGTCGCTGTAGTGGGGGGAGTTGAGGATCACCGGGCAGCCGCGGCCGATGAGGGCGTCGAGATCGTGACGGAATTGGCGATGGTGGCGCTCCGGAGCCTCCAGCTCGTAGGGCCACACCGCGCTCTCGGGCCACACCAGCAGCGCACCGCGGGCGTCGCAGGCGTCCCGGGAGAGGTCGAAGACGCGGTCGTAGTTGCGCCGGATCTCCTGCCAGTCGGGGACGATGGCGTTCTCGACGTTGGGCTGAAGCAGCCGCACCGGCAGTCCCGACGAAGCGTCGGATCCCGTGCTTCCCGGCACCGCCGTCGCCCAGCCGAAGAGGCAGAGCGCCCCCGCCGTCGCCAGCACCCCCGCCGCCGGCTGCCAGCGCCGGTTCACAGAATCAGGCGTGAAGCTCAGGGCCAGCCCGGTGTTGACCATCACCACCACGAAGGTGACGCCCCAGGCGCCGATCCAGGCGGA
This genomic window contains:
- a CDS encoding AMP-dependent synthetase codes for the protein MSGNLGVLRPPSALSAVSDEYIRHIVEVHLHPDSGTPYWLERDRRLGAEAYRRVHGFDEFQRRVGFRDAADQKAFEHATRHRPVEDFIPASVLASDRWIWVSQTGGTTGPAKHGNWDSQYWRRILDFTDEFLDGHGVPRNVNWLFIGPMGPHTTGRLVVSIAEHRGGRCFSIDLDPRIVKIFGTEGMTEASDRYIRHIWDQVRAVVESQRCEVMFCTSRLLEQLPEHLDRSLFDSLKAIVHAGTTMEPDTNKLVSEEVFPGIPIVGMYGTSTTGISYQKLHEPADDYRVIYVPSSPMILLSPVGENGAAVDYGQEGQVATYRLTEDSLIPGFWERDRAVRVKPFGAWAERYPWDWIGDPYSPEFTVEGKVEGVY
- a CDS encoding aldehyde dehydrogenase family protein gives rise to the protein MTALPEQLSGQLSGQLPEQPSAPASGLGELQALLQAELPALLAGAPYTTYAQRPLPAAQEEPEVRVATAPRLLQLRMVERAEACWERLREPSEEEWLGIFRRAGEALARRLEDTSGLEDRNGGCVLEPVAKRASRTSGLPHQRILRSWRTLTDTLLNLEGCLREQAPGRSLEAYRTGATGASWRWLPAGRTVAVRIPGNSPTINVTWLQALAARRPVLLNAPDEDPFTAALFALALQEAGLPAGALSLAYGDTPLFWQRADQVVWPGDPPAELLRRGAALRTYHQGRSKVILGPGPRPKDFWHRLARMVVQGCGRLCTNASSLVVASEDFGDAAAAGLELAGALQRYPVLPLEDPAAIVPAFPDPQRRAAVAAMIEGALARGARDLSHEAGAGPLGQEIDGLAFLRPTVILLEAGDPLFGAELPFPFVTVTAATPAQIPALCRGSLITAPVGCDEDLAQVLALEPTVDKVFADEDFDHGYRPDEPHEGFLADFLFHKKSVLAASAGPRGVEQR
- a CDS encoding radical SAM protein, which codes for MNILLVSARRSAYTGESISAPHQGVLSLAAVLREGTFFDTRGVQVEVLDDQLFVIDRPWAPPSACLAGRNPDVVGVQVSTSSLKNGVRLLDEVRARFPKALTVLGGVGAGPLAAQLVENEEADVVVAGEAEVSFSQLIYLYEQKGRAALPEVQGITYLNGDGKAVQNPAPMPIHDFDALPLPARDLIDMDLYRRISRGRAGNLLTSRGCSYACSYCYSRHHWGRGQRNFSLDRVMHEVRVLVEEYGIDRIRIEDDDFLEQKKWVFDFCDTLEAAGYSRFVEWEMKARPDHIDEETVRRLRRAGCFRILMGVETLNPDLLKTVARPLKEGVLENALDHMRQGGIGVQATLILGIPGESDAAMRYTLQWLEERVDSRRHDIVSPCFFVPFTPQVQAAMSQQCDYTLEVHDTDCFTGHIPVTSSPACSLEELNRLYEDMAPTRRGKYQRIAHLAPLEEVQNRVSEEVAAGASPS
- a CDS encoding carboxymuconolactone decarboxylase family protein; amino-acid sequence: MVSYSKDKVEERANQIAANRRENEAKLRKSSPLYARMMENTAEVFGEKGRDGGLDQVHRILVALGTAVQAGSESSIDWTITRAINHGANEAMILDAIDVALLNGGNFAVANARFAYEVLRYRFKAGAGSSEQEFGTISTPGQLRTGTEG
- a CDS encoding penicillin-binding transpeptidase domain-containing protein gives rise to the protein MPQALQRSSSTLLFRPFWLFLLGVLLTLSAPLHGDAPRQDRSAQPSTTGAGAQRGTPTSLAQAFGDLDGIFLATDLAGEEIASFYSEGTAERATERFPPCSTFKVPHALIALDLGVVTEESSTKAWDGEAKAYDVWERDQDLASAIRYSVVWYFQQIAQEVNPQRMQTYLDRLDYGNRDISGGQTRFWLTSSLEISPAEQIRFLRQLYKEELPIAKEHQLAVQQMLVQREEDGYQFSGKTGSCLDEKDGPSGWFIGHLRTPEGQEVVFATHVAGETAKGTTARKISLELLRELGLLPAEDEEKDAS
- a CDS encoding glycosyltransferase family 4 protein, producing the protein MKPTLDYISPLPPVRSGISDYSVDLLPALAQVCDVRVLQLPDQPVAEEVAERWQPVPAEAALREAARAWGKDGAGRLPLYQMGNNRYHRDVERLAMEYPGVLTLHDLVLHHLLMEETLGVGVHVPYKERLAADHGWLGQVIAQPRRWGGYSNASLFSLPAHRTLLQRQRGVLVHNRWAAERIGEEDPRIPVRVVPMGVPLAADAADSEEAARDLRRRFGLPLAAPVLGSFGFQTPIKRTGTVVEALAQPGLESVHLLIVGQVSEHANLEGIARDVGVAERVHITGFLPYEDFEAAIAATDLCLNLRYPTAGETSASLLRILAAGRPAIVSDFAQFAELPDAVALKVPLGDDEMEILAARLRELLAEPEALQRMGRAARRHVAEVHAPERAAAAIAEACAELAELEPPGYQAPQDVPPTSLTWTAPRGELTVTGADAPWAPGERRRLQIEFRNTGPDRWLPGRSGPGGVALEIQVVEDAAGEERLIDPRPWIPLPRPVAPGESWQLEVEIRRPVGKGRLRFEPHILGGPSFGAAAGPVWERAIPA
- the prfB gene encoding peptide chain release factor 2 (programmed frameshift), whose translation is MMIGLETQRRMDDLSSQLVDLRGIFEVADLDTKLSELDHQMQQPGFWDNPETSAPLLKERRDLERQKETLDRLGSYSEELEVWRELVEEGEGEDELEKLMATLEKELPKLELRLKLSGPDDEKDAILTLNAGAGGTESQDWAEMLLRMYLRYAEQEGYTAELLDRQEGEEAGIKSATVAIRGSYAFGYLKESRGVHRLVRISPYDAAKRRHTSFASVDVYPEVDDDIEVDIQDKDLRIDTYRSSGAGGQHVNKTESAVRITHLPTNIVVSCQNERSQIKNRATAMKMLKSRLYQREVDKRAEEHAAREGQKMEIAWGSQIRSYVLHPYRMVKDHRTGVEVGDADRVLDGDLTPFVEGFLRQQMEEGEPAAV
- the lnt gene encoding apolipoprotein N-acyltransferase codes for the protein MRRTLLSILAAAVSGVLWGLSFGRLPVWLPPLLSSVALVPLLVALRRTTGPKLPWFLGWIFGLCAWITGIPWIVYTLQNYGGLPKALSMVLLAGLAGFLGLYFALVAALGARFLRSGHTLLALLGVPAAFVGMEWAQSWLFGGFPWNLGAYTWIDVPGALPLSAWIGAWGVTFVVVMVNTGLALSFTPDSVNRRWQPAAGVLATAGALCLFGWATAVPGSTGSDASSGLPVRLLQPNVENAIVPDWQEIRRNYDRVFDLSRDACDARGALLVWPESAVWPYELEAPERHHRQFRHDLDALIGRGCPVILNSPHYSDHGELFNSAFLLTPEGTLDRYDKRELVPWGERIPLKEILPFVGKLARNAGEFTPGETVGLLPVGEEQLAMAICFESAFPSLVAESVAQGATLLGTISNDAWYGDSAARTQLFQAVRYRAAENRRPLIRAAITGITAVVGPDGSVRQRLPMDEMGVLSATVSGRHQRSLFSRAPWAVPVLCWLLVLGLLVRSFVGRRGAPPEPR